DNA sequence from the Pseudomonas fluorescens Q2-87 genome:
GTCGCTCTTGTGGCGAGGGAGCTTGCTCCCGCCGGGCCACGCAGTGGCCCCAAAAAGCCGGAACGAGGTTGACCTGAGACACCGACGTGTCCGGTTTTGGGGCTGCTGCGCAGCCCAGCGGGAGCAAGCTCCCTCGCCACGGGGTTTTGTGTCGCTTCAGATTTCTTCGGCCAACCGCTCGATCTGCTCCTGCCGTTCTGCCTGGCTCAATCGCGGCTGAGGATTCAAAGAGGACCATTGCGGATACGCCCGGGCCTTGCTCAAGGCTTCGGGCAACTTGCCTTCGCGCCAGGCTTTGTCCTCAGGCGGGGCGATGCGGATGCTGTCCATCGCCGCATGGCCGCGCTGGTCGAGTGCGTGCAACAGCTGGCGCTGGCGCAAGGCCAACAGGCGCAGCACGTTGTCATCCACCGTCAGCTCGCGCTGGCCCTTGAGCTTGCCCATCAGCCGATTGCCATAGCTGCGTGCGGTTTGCAGGGCACCGCCAGCGATGGCCCCGGCCAGGGCGGCGGCGCCGAGGGTCAGGCCGCCCACCAGCAAATCGACGCCGGCGCCGGCCGCTGCGCCCGCCGCGATCCCGCTGCCGACCCGCACGCCCAATTGCTTGAGGGTTTCGGGGTTGAACAAATCATCGCCCCAACGCCCGTCGAGCAGCGGCAGGTCGCTGGCGGCAGCGTCGCGGGGACGGAAGGCGTAGAGCTTGAGCAGGGCCTCGACGCACCGTTGTTCCCGCTGCCGCACCGCGTTGCGCAAGTCGCTGATGGCTTGGTGCTCAAGCTCGGGAGTGCTGGCGACGCTGCGTCGGCAGGCGGCGCAGTCGATCAGCAGTTCGGCGATCAGTCGCGCCGCGCTCTGCTGCCGGGCCAGACGTTGGGCCTGCTGGTCGGCTATCAACCGTTCCAGTTGGCCGCGAGCGCTTTCCAGCAACAGCGCGAGGCTTTCATACAGGCGCCGTTCGCCGTCTTCGGGCGGGGCAACACTGTCAAAGCGCACCAGGGCGTGCAGGCCCAATCGCGCCAGGGCTTCGCGCCAGTCGGGCTCGCGATGGTGGGTGCTGCTGACAAAATTCAATACCGGCAACAAGGGCTTGCCGCAACTGGCGAGGACTTCCAACTCATCGCGATATTTGGCCAGCACCGGTTCCCGGGCGTCGATCACATACAGTCCGGCATCGCTGGCGAGCAATTGCCGCAGCACCTTGGCTTCCTGCTCGAAGCGTTGCCGCGC
Encoded proteins:
- a CDS encoding GTPase/DUF3482 domain-containing protein → MTDAIKPLKLAVVGHTNVGKTSLLRTLTRDVGFGEVSHRPSTTRHVEGARLSVDGEALLELYDTPGLEDAIALLDYLERLERPGERLDGPARLARFLDGSEARQRFEQEAKVLRQLLASDAGLYVIDAREPVLAKYRDELEVLASCGKPLLPVLNFVSSTHHREPDWREALARLGLHALVRFDSVAPPEDGERRLYESLALLLESARGQLERLIADQQAQRLARQQSAARLIAELLIDCAACRRSVASTPELEHQAISDLRNAVRQREQRCVEALLKLYAFRPRDAAASDLPLLDGRWGDDLFNPETLKQLGVRVGSGIAAGAAAGAGVDLLVGGLTLGAAALAGAIAGGALQTARSYGNRLMGKLKGQRELTVDDNVLRLLALRQRQLLHALDQRGHAAMDSIRIAPPEDKAWREGKLPEALSKARAYPQWSSLNPQPRLSQAERQEQIERLAEEI